The following proteins are encoded in a genomic region of Paenibacillus sp. FSL R7-0273:
- a CDS encoding aminotransferase-like domain-containing protein, with amino-acid sequence MKKQANLEQSHPLFRQVYDYMVNRIVREEWKVHDKLPSIRVLAEELQVHRLTVFKAYRELASSGRVYVKDKSGYYVSPAGMLREERADPNADTAAVPVYSLTNPMSDIQRMPVKYQFSQALIDPGLLPNLFLSDYVKKVFDLYPKVMGTYSSVQGDLELRGVLSRHYQEHYKLQLSPQELLITSGAQQAINLIAGLVLGPMDHVLVERPTYSVALDIFRRAGARLLPVTITPEGYDLEAVEELMRTYRPRMFYINPTHHNPTGYTVPARQRKLLVELAERYRCLLVEDDPFRDIYFGEAPPAPFFAYDTEGWVIYISSFSKYVAPGLRICAVACRHPFMERLITAKSMADNGSPLLNQKIFLHYYTSPRLQQHLGKLRIALQVHKEIMEEELAGSGWEWSAPEGGLNLWIRLPDSVSAAALLQRSMEHSISFVPGALCDPLGEMTSWLRLSYSFASENMLREGMRKLMQLAREL; translated from the coding sequence ATGAAAAAACAGGCCAATCTGGAACAGAGTCATCCGCTCTTCCGTCAGGTCTACGATTATATGGTGAACCGGATTGTGCGTGAGGAGTGGAAGGTGCATGACAAGCTGCCGTCGATCCGGGTGCTGGCTGAGGAGTTGCAGGTGCACCGGCTGACGGTCTTCAAGGCATACCGTGAGCTGGCCAGCAGCGGCAGAGTGTATGTAAAGGATAAATCCGGCTATTATGTCTCGCCTGCCGGCATGCTGCGCGAGGAGCGTGCTGATCCGAATGCGGATACCGCTGCGGTACCTGTCTATTCGCTGACTAATCCGATGTCTGATATTCAGCGTATGCCGGTTAAGTACCAGTTCTCGCAGGCGCTGATTGATCCCGGGCTGCTGCCCAACCTGTTCCTGTCCGATTATGTAAAAAAAGTGTTCGATCTCTATCCCAAGGTTATGGGCACGTATTCTTCCGTCCAGGGCGATCTGGAGCTGCGCGGGGTGCTTAGCCGGCACTATCAGGAGCATTACAAGCTGCAGCTGTCACCGCAGGAGCTGCTGATTACCTCGGGGGCTCAGCAGGCAATCAATCTGATTGCGGGTCTTGTGCTCGGACCGATGGATCATGTGCTGGTGGAGCGGCCGACTTACAGTGTGGCGCTTGATATTTTTCGCCGGGCGGGTGCCCGGCTGCTCCCGGTTACGATTACACCGGAAGGGTATGATCTGGAGGCGGTCGAGGAGCTGATGCGTACCTACCGGCCGCGGATGTTCTACATCAACCCGACCCATCATAATCCGACGGGCTATACCGTGCCGGCACGCCAGCGCAAGCTGCTGGTCGAGCTGGCGGAGCGTTACCGCTGCCTGCTGGTCGAGGACGATCCCTTCCGCGACATCTATTTCGGGGAGGCGCCGCCGGCGCCGTTCTTCGCCTATGATACGGAAGGCTGGGTCATCTACATCAGCAGCTTCAGCAAATACGTGGCGCCGGGGCTGCGGATCTGTGCGGTAGCCTGCCGCCATCCGTTCATGGAGCGGCTGATTACCGCCAAATCGATGGCGGACAACGGGTCGCCGCTGCTGAACCAGAAAATCTTCCTGCATTACTACACTTCGCCGCGCCTGCAGCAGCATCTGGGTAAGCTGAGGATTGCGCTGCAGGTGCATAAGGAAATTATGGAGGAGGAGCTGGCCGGCAGCGGCTGGGAATGGTCCGCGCCCGAGGGCGGGCTGAACCTGTGGATCAGGCTGCCGGACTCCGTCTCGGCAGCCGCGCTGCTTCAGCGCAGCATGGAGCACTCCATCTCCTTCGTGCCGGGTGCGCTGTGCGACCCGCTTGGGGAGATGACCTCCTGGCTGCGGCTCAGCTATTCCTTCGCCAGCGAGAACATGCTGCGCGAGGGCATGCGCAAGCTGATGCAGCTGGCGCGGGAGCTGTGA